From the Desulfobacterales bacterium genome, one window contains:
- a CDS encoding type II toxin-antitoxin system prevent-host-death family antitoxin — MKTITAANANRGFSNLLREVSKGEEITILSRGTPVAKITSVNSAALQKNAMKNLLLSRLKAQDVTGSRNWTRDELYDDPSCV; from the coding sequence ATGAAAACCATCACGGCAGCCAATGCGAATCGTGGATTTTCCAATTTACTGCGGGAAGTGAGTAAGGGGGAAGAAATTACGATCCTGTCAAGAGGTACGCCTGTGGCAAAAATCACTTCTGTTAATTCAGCGGCGTTGCAAAAAAATGCGATGAAAAACCTGCTTTTATCCCGGTTGAAAGCCCAGGACGTGACCGGGTCTCGAAACTGGACCCGTGACGAACTATATGATGATCCATCATGCGTGTAG
- a CDS encoding nucleotidyltransferase domain-containing protein — protein MATALELKREDWARYKKGLNRKVISRRFTRQEKDERDRLLNRIRELAQMLKSQFGVRKVILFGSLARTYWFGPGSDVDLAVEGLETKKYWKAWKLAEDIIADRRVDFVEIESLGDSLKKSINKYGVEL, from the coding sequence ATGGCAACGGCCTTAGAATTAAAGCGTGAAGACTGGGCTCGATATAAGAAGGGATTAAACAGGAAGGTGATATCGCGGCGGTTTACGCGTCAAGAGAAAGATGAAAGGGACCGGTTGTTGAATAGGATTCGAGAGTTGGCTCAGATGCTGAAAAGTCAGTTTGGAGTTCGAAAGGTTATATTATTCGGGTCGCTTGCCCGAACGTATTGGTTTGGTCCTGGCTCTGATGTTGATCTGGCTGTGGAAGGGCTTGAAACGAAAAAATATTGGAAAGCATGGAAATTGGCTGAGGATATTATTGCAGATCGTCGGGTCGATTTTGTTGAAATTGAATCTCTGGGAGACTCTTTAAAAAAATCGATTAATAAATACGGAGTAGAGCTTTGA